One Bradyrhizobium zhanjiangense DNA segment encodes these proteins:
- a CDS encoding acyl carrier protein has protein sequence MSSTFDQVATIIAETCDIPRDTITPDSHAIDDLGIDSLDFLDIAFAIDKQFGIKLPLEKWTQEVNDGKATTEQYFVLKNLCARIDELVAAKGASA, from the coding sequence ATGTCTTCCACATTCGATCAGGTCGCCACGATCATCGCTGAAACCTGCGACATCCCGCGCGACACGATCACGCCGGATAGTCATGCCATCGATGATCTCGGCATCGACAGCCTCGATTTCCTTGATATCGCCTTCGCGATCGACAAGCAGTTCGGCATCAAGCTGCCGTTGGAAAAGTGGACCCAGGAGGTCAACGACGGCAAGGCGACCACTGAGCAGTATTTCGTGCTGAAGAACCTGTGCGCGCGCATCGACGAGCTCGTCGCGGCCAAGGGCGCGAGCGCCTAA
- a CDS encoding 3-hydroxyacyl-ACP dehydratase FabZ family protein: MQLEYFHMIDRIVDLKVDEKTIVVEAQVPKESTVFEGHFPGYPLMPGVLLIESMAQASGWLQLGVFKFERMPILAAVKEAKVRGSVYPGDLMSIEASLTHEGSGYAMTEAKIRVGGKLRANSALTFTLIPFPNADMRGYMDAFAKRIGFPQQTVSP; this comes from the coding sequence ATGCAACTCGAATACTTTCACATGATCGATCGGATCGTCGACCTCAAGGTCGACGAGAAGACGATCGTTGTCGAAGCCCAAGTCCCGAAGGAGAGCACCGTCTTCGAGGGGCACTTCCCGGGCTATCCCTTGATGCCCGGCGTGCTCCTGATCGAATCGATGGCGCAAGCCTCCGGCTGGCTTCAGCTCGGCGTGTTCAAGTTCGAGCGCATGCCGATCCTGGCCGCCGTGAAGGAGGCCAAGGTCCGCGGTTCGGTCTACCCGGGCGATCTCATGAGCATCGAAGCGAGCCTTACCCATGAAGGCTCGGGCTATGCCATGACCGAAGCCAAGATCAGGGTCGGCGGCAAGCTACGCGCAAACTCGGCACTCACCTTCACGCTGATCCCCTTCCCCAATGCGGATATGCGCGGCTACATGGACGCGTTCGCCAAGCGCATCGGCTTTCCGCAACAGACTGTATCGCCATGA
- a CDS encoding beta-ketoacyl-ACP synthase, which produces MTETASKPAQTEVWITGIGLATSLGEGLDANWAALQEKRINVDEKGFAPYIVHPLMPVSFDSQIPKKGDQRQMEAWQRIGTYAAGLALDSAGIKGNKDILSKIDMVIAAGGGERDLNVDTGVLTAEAKGANASGFLNERLMSDLRPTLFLAQLSNLLAGNIAIVHGLGGTSRTFMGEEVAGADAARIALARIASGESDIALVGGSHNGERKDLLVLYEFGDFNLKDKFAPVWARKEHPGFALGSAGAFLVLESRAHAEARGAKPFAKLSSVVADLARRKQGGDMTATLEKLWEKLPKRAGKGAIISGATGAEPATSEERSFLKSHTDLPVRSTGTMFGHTMETQFPLGIALAALSISRGALFPPNDSTGTEIEMLGAPTQIVVVGAGHWRGEGMALVEAVS; this is translated from the coding sequence ATGACTGAGACTGCTTCGAAGCCCGCCCAGACGGAAGTCTGGATCACCGGCATTGGCCTTGCCACCTCGCTCGGCGAAGGGCTCGACGCCAACTGGGCCGCGCTCCAGGAGAAGCGCATCAATGTCGACGAGAAGGGATTTGCGCCCTACATCGTGCATCCCTTGATGCCGGTCTCTTTCGACAGCCAGATTCCGAAGAAGGGCGACCAGCGGCAGATGGAAGCCTGGCAGCGTATCGGCACCTATGCCGCGGGCCTTGCGCTCGACTCCGCCGGGATCAAGGGCAACAAGGACATCCTGTCGAAGATCGACATGGTGATCGCCGCAGGCGGCGGCGAACGCGACCTCAACGTCGACACCGGCGTGCTTACGGCCGAGGCCAAGGGCGCCAACGCGTCCGGCTTCCTCAACGAGCGGCTGATGAGCGATCTGCGCCCCACCCTGTTCCTGGCCCAGCTTTCCAACCTGCTCGCCGGCAACATCGCCATCGTTCATGGCCTCGGCGGCACCTCGCGCACCTTCATGGGTGAAGAGGTCGCCGGCGCCGATGCCGCCCGCATTGCGCTCGCGCGCATTGCCTCGGGCGAGAGCGACATCGCGCTCGTCGGCGGCTCGCACAATGGCGAGCGCAAGGACCTGCTGGTTCTCTACGAATTCGGCGACTTCAACCTGAAGGACAAGTTCGCGCCCGTCTGGGCACGCAAGGAGCATCCCGGCTTCGCGCTCGGTTCGGCCGGCGCCTTTCTGGTGCTGGAATCGCGGGCGCATGCAGAGGCGCGCGGCGCCAAGCCGTTCGCGAAGCTGTCGAGCGTCGTTGCCGACCTCGCCCGGCGCAAGCAGGGTGGCGACATGACTGCGACGCTGGAGAAGCTTTGGGAAAAGCTGCCCAAGCGCGCGGGCAAGGGCGCGATCATATCGGGCGCGACCGGCGCCGAGCCCGCGACCTCGGAAGAGCGCAGCTTCCTGAAGAGCCATACCGATCTCCCGGTGCGCTCGACCGGCACGATGTTCGGCCACACCATGGAAACGCAATTCCCGCTCGGCATTGCCCTCGCCGCACTGTCAATCTCGCGCGGCGCGCTGTTCCCGCCGAATGATTCGACGGGGACCGAGATTGAAATGCTTGGCGCACCCACCCAGATCGTGGTGGTAGGGGCCGGACACTGGCGCGGCGAAGGCATGGCGCTGGTCGAGGCGGTGAGCTAG
- a CDS encoding beta-ketoacyl-ACP synthase has translation MTAPRDKFGRPVVVVTGMGIMTSLGAGKADNWAKLVAGESGIRTITRFPIDGLRTTMAGTVDFVSVDPFSSTALSERMAELVTEEALEQAGIGAKADFPGPLFLAVAPVEVEWPQRRELGRAVGQLDITYDDLLRISGGGKYSAYHHRFMFGSVAAHLAETFGTKGSPISLSTACASGATSIQLGVEAIRRGETDAALCVATDGTVNPEALVRFSLLSALSTQNDPPQAASRPFSKNRDGFVMAEGAGALVLESYEAATARGAKILGVIAGCGELTDSFHRTRSSPDGKPIIGCMNKTLADAGMTPDQIDHINAHGTSTPENDKMEFNTTSAVFGELAQKIPVTSNKSMVGHTISAAGAVEAIFSLLTLEHQRIPPTINYETPDPTILFNVVGNKARDARVTAVMSNSFGFGGQNASLILTREPA, from the coding sequence ATGACTGCACCACGCGACAAATTCGGGCGTCCCGTCGTCGTCGTCACCGGCATGGGCATCATGACCTCGCTCGGCGCCGGCAAGGCCGACAATTGGGCGAAGCTGGTCGCCGGCGAATCCGGTATTCGCACCATCACGCGCTTTCCGATCGACGGCCTCAGGACCACGATGGCCGGTACGGTGGATTTCGTCAGCGTCGATCCGTTCTCCTCCACCGCGCTCTCGGAGCGGATGGCCGAGCTGGTGACGGAGGAAGCGCTTGAGCAGGCCGGCATCGGCGCCAAGGCGGATTTCCCTGGTCCCCTCTTCCTCGCGGTTGCACCGGTCGAGGTCGAATGGCCGCAACGTCGCGAACTCGGTCGCGCCGTCGGCCAGCTCGACATCACCTATGACGATCTGCTGCGCATTTCCGGCGGCGGCAAGTACAGCGCCTACCATCATCGCTTCATGTTCGGGTCTGTCGCCGCGCATCTCGCCGAGACGTTCGGCACCAAGGGCTCGCCGATCTCGCTGTCGACGGCCTGCGCCTCGGGCGCGACCTCGATCCAGCTCGGCGTCGAGGCGATCCGCCGCGGCGAGACAGACGCCGCGCTGTGCGTCGCGACCGACGGCACCGTGAACCCGGAAGCGCTGGTGCGCTTCTCGCTGCTTTCGGCGCTGTCGACCCAGAACGATCCGCCGCAGGCGGCCTCCCGCCCCTTTTCCAAGAACCGCGATGGTTTTGTGATGGCGGAAGGGGCCGGCGCCCTGGTGCTCGAAAGCTACGAGGCGGCGACTGCGCGCGGCGCAAAGATCCTCGGCGTGATCGCCGGCTGCGGCGAGCTCACCGATTCCTTCCATCGCACCCGCTCCTCGCCCGACGGCAAGCCGATCATCGGCTGCATGAACAAGACGCTGGCCGATGCCGGCATGACGCCGGACCAGATCGACCACATCAACGCGCACGGCACCTCGACGCCTGAAAACGACAAGATGGAGTTCAACACGACATCGGCCGTGTTCGGCGAGCTCGCGCAGAAGATTCCGGTCACCTCCAACAAGTCGATGGTCGGCCACACCATCTCGGCCGCCGGCGCGGTGGAGGCGATCTTCTCGCTGCTCACGCTCGAGCATCAGCGCATTCCGCCGACGATCAACTACGAGACCCCGGATCCCACGATCCTGTTCAACGTCGTCGGCAACAAGGCGCGCGATGCCCGCGTCACTGCGGTGATGTCGAACTCGTTCGGCTTCGGCGGCCAGAACGCCTCGCTGATCCTGACCCGCGAACCGGCCTGA
- a CDS encoding lipid A biosynthesis lauroyl acyltransferase: MALLTARTKARAREAAKSIGGSLIGAATVGLLRTTRYFDPVKTSDFFARVVKLIGPRLREHRIGRANLTAAFPEKSPEEIEQILMGVWDNLGRVGAEFAHIDQVWDYDRDHPEKSRIEIPQRSIELFDQIRDDGKPALIFAAHLANWELPALAAVAHELDTAILYRRPNIASADRIIQEMRQVNMGTLIPAGRDAPLRLAQALKDGKHVAMLIDQYLTAGVEVTFFGRKTRANPMLARLLRQIECPIHGVRIIRLPGGRFRGELTEEIKPVRDTEGKIDIQGTTQAITSVVESWVREHPEQWLWLHRRWR, translated from the coding sequence ATGGCGCTGCTGACTGCGAGGACGAAAGCCCGCGCGCGGGAGGCTGCCAAATCGATCGGCGGCAGCCTGATCGGCGCCGCCACCGTCGGCCTGCTGCGCACCACGCGCTATTTCGATCCGGTCAAGACTTCGGACTTTTTCGCACGCGTCGTGAAGCTGATCGGGCCGCGCCTGCGCGAGCATCGCATCGGCCGCGCCAACCTCACTGCGGCATTTCCGGAGAAATCGCCGGAGGAGATCGAACAGATCCTGATGGGCGTCTGGGACAATCTCGGCCGCGTCGGCGCCGAGTTCGCCCATATCGACCAGGTCTGGGACTACGATCGCGACCATCCGGAAAAGAGTCGGATCGAGATTCCCCAACGCAGCATCGAGCTGTTCGACCAGATCAGGGACGACGGCAAGCCGGCGCTGATCTTTGCAGCGCATCTGGCCAATTGGGAATTGCCGGCGCTTGCCGCCGTCGCGCACGAGCTGGATACCGCGATCCTCTACCGCCGGCCGAACATTGCGTCTGCCGACCGCATCATCCAGGAGATGCGCCAGGTCAACATGGGCACGCTGATCCCGGCCGGCCGCGACGCGCCCTTGCGCCTTGCGCAGGCGCTGAAGGACGGCAAGCACGTCGCGATGCTGATCGACCAATATCTGACCGCCGGCGTCGAGGTCACCTTCTTCGGCCGCAAGACCCGCGCCAACCCGATGCTGGCCCGCCTGCTGCGCCAGATCGAATGCCCGATCCACGGCGTCCGCATCATACGCCTGCCCGGTGGCCGCTTTCGCGGCGAGCTGACCGAGGAGATCAAGCCGGTCCGCGACACTGAGGGCAAGATCGACATCCAGGGTACGACGCAGGCGATCACGAGCGTGGTGGAGAGCTGGGTGCGCGAGCATCCCGAGCAGTGGCTCTGGCTGCACCGGCGGTGGCGGTAG
- a CDS encoding polyamine ABC transporter substrate-binding protein has translation MTNVGRSRLCLGLAVAAALTLLSAPAKAEERVVNFYNWSNYMAPDVLEAFTNETGIKVVYDTFDANETLETRLMAGKSGYDVVVPTAYFLQRQIKANIFQKLDKSKLPNLANAWPMVTKHLATYDPGNVYAANYMWGTTGIGYNVAKVKQILGPDAKIDSWDIVFKPENLAKFKDCGVHMLDSADDIFPAALNYLGLDPNSTKQADLEKAAEIVAKVRPSVRKFHSSEYLSALATGEICFVVGWSGDIMQARARAAEAKSGIEIGYTIPKEGAQMFFDNLAIPADAKNVNEAYALINYLYRPDVAAKNSDFLSYSNGNLASQKLVDPKILNDKNIYPDEATLSKLFVITAREPATQRIINRLWTRVKTGR, from the coding sequence ATGACGAACGTCGGCCGCTCCAGGCTTTGCCTCGGTCTCGCAGTCGCCGCAGCGCTGACGTTGCTCTCCGCTCCCGCCAAGGCCGAGGAGCGGGTCGTCAACTTCTACAACTGGTCCAACTACATGGCGCCGGATGTCCTTGAGGCCTTCACCAACGAGACAGGCATCAAGGTGGTCTACGACACGTTCGATGCCAACGAGACACTGGAAACACGCCTGATGGCCGGCAAGTCCGGCTACGACGTCGTGGTGCCCACCGCCTATTTCCTGCAGCGCCAGATCAAGGCCAACATCTTCCAGAAGCTCGACAAGTCGAAGCTGCCGAACCTCGCCAATGCCTGGCCGATGGTGACCAAGCATCTTGCGACCTACGATCCCGGCAATGTCTACGCCGCCAACTACATGTGGGGCACAACGGGCATCGGCTACAACGTCGCCAAGGTGAAGCAGATCCTGGGACCGGACGCGAAGATCGACAGCTGGGACATCGTCTTCAAGCCGGAGAACCTCGCCAAATTCAAAGACTGCGGTGTGCACATGCTCGACTCCGCCGACGACATCTTTCCGGCGGCGCTGAACTATCTCGGGCTCGATCCGAACTCGACCAAGCAGGCCGACCTCGAGAAGGCCGCCGAAATCGTCGCAAAAGTCCGCCCGTCCGTGCGCAAGTTTCACTCGTCCGAATACTTAAGCGCGCTCGCCACCGGCGAGATCTGCTTCGTGGTCGGCTGGTCCGGCGACATCATGCAGGCTCGCGCCCGCGCTGCGGAAGCCAAGAGCGGCATCGAGATCGGCTACACGATCCCGAAGGAGGGCGCGCAGATGTTTTTCGACAATCTTGCGATCCCCGCCGATGCCAAGAACGTCAATGAGGCCTACGCGCTGATCAACTATCTCTACCGGCCCGACGTCGCCGCCAAGAACTCGGACTTTTTGTCCTACTCTAACGGTAACCTCGCCAGCCAGAAGCTGGTCGATCCGAAGATCCTGAACGACAAGAACATCTATCCGGACGAGGCGACGCTCTCAAAACTGTTCGTCATCACGGCGCGCGAGCCGGCGACCCAGCGGATCATCAATAGGCTCTGGACCAGGGTGAAGACTGGGCGCTGA
- a CDS encoding aminotransferase → MTKSSSLNKVFADLPVTIFEAMSQAARDNAAINLGQGFPDDPGPEDIRRAAADASLNGYNQYPSMMGLPELRQAIATHYGHWHGLKLDPMSEVMVTSGGTEALTSAILAVVQPGDEVVCFQPVYDSYLPIIRQAGGIPRLVRLEPPHWRLNEDMLKSVFNSKTKAVLFNNPLNPSAVVYPREDLELLARYCQEFDVIAICDEVWEHVTFDEHKHIPLITIPGMRERTIKVGSAGKIFSLTGWKIGFVCAAPPLLRVAAKVHQFLTFTTAPNLQAAVAYGLGKSDDYFLSMRKDLTRSRDRLTRGLESLGFPVLKSQGTYFLTVDLSPLGLNESDTEFCWRIVRDYKVAAIPVSAFYEQDPVTSVVRFCFAKKDKTLDTALERLSDAVRGRKR, encoded by the coding sequence ATGACCAAGAGCTCTTCGCTGAACAAGGTCTTCGCCGACCTTCCCGTCACCATCTTCGAGGCGATGTCGCAGGCTGCGCGCGACAATGCGGCCATCAATCTCGGCCAGGGCTTTCCCGACGATCCCGGCCCCGAGGACATCCGCCGCGCCGCGGCCGACGCCTCGCTGAACGGCTACAACCAGTACCCCTCGATGATGGGCCTGCCGGAGCTGCGCCAGGCGATCGCAACCCATTACGGGCATTGGCACGGGCTCAAGCTCGATCCGATGAGCGAGGTGATGGTGACCTCCGGCGGCACCGAGGCGCTGACCTCGGCGATCCTCGCGGTGGTCCAGCCCGGGGACGAGGTGGTCTGCTTCCAGCCGGTCTATGATTCCTATTTGCCGATCATCCGCCAGGCCGGCGGCATTCCGCGCCTGGTGCGACTCGAGCCGCCGCACTGGCGGCTGAATGAGGACATGCTGAAAAGCGTCTTCAATTCAAAGACCAAGGCGGTGCTGTTCAACAACCCCTTGAATCCCTCCGCGGTGGTGTATCCGCGCGAGGACCTCGAGCTGCTGGCGCGCTACTGCCAGGAGTTCGACGTCATCGCGATCTGCGACGAGGTCTGGGAGCACGTCACTTTCGACGAGCACAAGCACATCCCGCTGATCACCATCCCCGGCATGCGCGAGCGCACCATCAAGGTCGGCTCGGCCGGCAAGATCTTCTCGCTGACGGGCTGGAAGATCGGCTTCGTCTGCGCCGCGCCGCCGCTCTTGCGCGTCGCCGCCAAGGTGCACCAGTTCCTGACCTTCACCACCGCGCCGAACCTGCAGGCCGCCGTCGCCTACGGCCTCGGCAAATCCGACGATTACTTCCTGTCGATGCGCAAGGATCTGACGCGGAGCAGAGACCGTCTGACAAGGGGCCTCGAAAGCCTCGGCTTCCCCGTGCTGAAGTCGCAAGGCACCTACTTCCTCACCGTCGACCTGTCGCCGCTCGGACTCAACGAGAGCGACACCGAGTTCTGCTGGCGGATCGTCAGGGATTACAAGGTCGCGGCGATCCCGGTGTCGGCCTTCTACGAGCAGGACCCGGTGACATCCGTGGTCCGCTTCTGTTTTGCCAAGAAGGACAAGACGCTCGACACCGCACTGGAGCGGTTGTCGGACGCGGTGCGCGGCCGCAAGAGGTAG
- a CDS encoding rhodanese-like domain-containing protein, with translation MANQVQDLTPDEVSKGVAEGRYLLVDVREPNEVEAEAYPYGVVVPLSTFDPKAIPDPQGKDVVFACRSGKRSVTASLAAQAAGLPYDKHLAGGMLGWKAAGLPSKVGG, from the coding sequence GTGGCAAATCAGGTACAGGATCTGACCCCGGACGAGGTCTCCAAGGGTGTCGCGGAAGGGCGCTATCTGCTTGTCGACGTCCGTGAGCCGAACGAGGTCGAGGCCGAGGCCTATCCCTACGGCGTCGTGGTTCCGCTCTCGACCTTCGATCCCAAGGCGATCCCCGATCCCCAAGGCAAGGACGTCGTGTTCGCCTGCCGCTCGGGCAAGCGCTCGGTGACGGCCTCGTTGGCCGCACAGGCGGCGGGCCTGCCTTACGACAAGCATCTGGCCGGCGGCATGCTGGGCTGGAAGGCGGCCGGTCTTCCCAGCAAGGTCGGTGGCTGA
- a CDS encoding potassium transporter Kup, whose protein sequence is MTSDVAVPAPETAAANGHGDAHTTAGFGALTLGSIGVVYGDIGTSPLYAFREAVMAASGVEGVPTPAAVLGVLSLILWALIVVVTLKYVVILLRADNNGEGGTLALMALAQRAVGTGGATIVLLGIISGALFYGDAVITPALSVLSAIEGMKDVTLTFEPYIVPLTVVILVCLFAVQSRGTARVAAFFGPIMCVWFAVLAAAAIHPIIQQPQVLLALNPLYAVSFMLHHGIIGFITLGAVFLAVTGAEALYADLGHFGKRPIQTAWLSIVLPSLALNYLGQGALVLGDPGAIVSPFFQLFPQGFFRGSMVVLATMATVIASQAVITGAYSLTRQAIQLGLLPRFEIRHTSEAHSGQIFIPRINQLLLVAVVLLVLLFRSSSALASAYGISVTGTMVVTAMMGFVVIWKVWRWSPVAAAALIVPFLFLDLTFLAANLLKVFEGGWVPLALGALMILLMYTWRRGSRLLFDKSRKLEFPLADLVAMLEKRPPQRVPGTAVFLTSDPLSAPTALMHSLKHYKVLHEKNVILTIETAQTPRIDPAERVRLEQISPTFSKVTLKFGFMESPNVPKALAIARKLGWQFDIMSTSFFLSRRALKPAAHSGMPRWQDRLFISLSRSANDATDYFQIPSGRVVEVGTQVTI, encoded by the coding sequence ATGACCAGTGACGTAGCAGTTCCCGCCCCGGAGACGGCGGCGGCCAACGGGCATGGCGACGCCCACACCACAGCCGGCTTCGGTGCGCTGACGCTTGGCAGCATCGGCGTCGTCTATGGCGATATCGGCACCAGCCCGCTCTACGCATTCCGCGAGGCGGTGATGGCCGCCTCGGGCGTGGAGGGGGTGCCGACGCCTGCGGCGGTGCTCGGCGTGCTCTCGCTGATCCTGTGGGCGCTCATCGTGGTGGTGACGCTCAAATACGTCGTGATCCTGCTCCGCGCCGACAACAATGGCGAGGGCGGCACGCTCGCGCTGATGGCACTGGCCCAGCGCGCGGTCGGCACGGGCGGGGCGACCATCGTCCTGCTCGGCATCATCTCCGGCGCCCTGTTCTACGGCGATGCCGTGATCACACCGGCGCTCTCGGTGCTGTCGGCGATCGAAGGCATGAAGGACGTCACCTTGACGTTCGAGCCTTACATCGTTCCGCTGACCGTCGTGATCCTGGTTTGTCTGTTCGCCGTGCAGTCACGCGGCACGGCGCGCGTTGCGGCCTTCTTCGGGCCGATCATGTGCGTCTGGTTCGCAGTCCTCGCGGCGGCGGCGATCCATCCGATTATCCAGCAGCCGCAAGTGCTGCTCGCGTTGAACCCCCTCTACGCCGTGTCATTCATGCTGCACCATGGCATCATCGGCTTCATCACGCTGGGTGCGGTGTTTCTGGCTGTGACCGGCGCCGAGGCGCTCTATGCCGACCTTGGTCATTTCGGCAAGCGGCCGATCCAGACCGCCTGGCTGTCGATCGTGCTGCCATCGCTGGCGCTGAATTATCTGGGGCAGGGCGCTCTCGTGCTCGGCGATCCCGGCGCGATCGTCAGCCCGTTCTTCCAGCTGTTTCCGCAAGGCTTTTTCCGCGGCAGCATGGTCGTGCTGGCCACCATGGCGACCGTGATCGCGAGCCAGGCGGTGATCACCGGCGCCTATTCGCTGACGCGCCAGGCGATCCAGCTCGGGCTGCTGCCACGCTTCGAAATTCGCCATACGTCGGAAGCCCATTCCGGCCAGATCTTCATCCCGCGCATCAACCAGTTGCTGCTGGTCGCGGTGGTGCTGCTTGTGCTCCTGTTCCGCTCCTCGAGCGCGCTGGCGTCGGCCTACGGCATCTCCGTCACCGGCACCATGGTGGTCACCGCGATGATGGGCTTTGTCGTGATCTGGAAGGTCTGGCGGTGGTCGCCGGTTGCGGCCGCCGCCCTGATTGTGCCGTTCCTGTTCCTTGACCTGACCTTCCTCGCCGCGAACTTGCTCAAGGTCTTCGAAGGCGGCTGGGTGCCCCTGGCGCTCGGCGCGCTCATGATCCTCCTGATGTATACGTGGCGGCGCGGCAGCCGGCTCCTGTTCGATAAGTCGCGCAAGCTCGAGTTCCCGCTTGCCGACCTTGTGGCAATGCTGGAGAAGCGGCCGCCCCAGCGCGTGCCCGGCACCGCGGTGTTCCTGACCTCGGACCCGCTCAGCGCGCCGACCGCGCTGATGCATAGTCTGAAACACTACAAGGTGCTGCACGAGAAGAACGTCATTCTCACCATCGAGACCGCCCAGACCCCGCGGATCGACCCGGCCGAGCGGGTGAGGCTGGAGCAGATCTCACCGACCTTCTCCAAGGTGACGCTGAAGTTCGGCTTCATGGAATCGCCCAACGTGCCGAAGGCGCTGGCGATCGCGCGCAAGCTCGGCTGGCAGTTCGACATCATGTCGACCTCGTTCTTCCTGTCGCGGAGGGCGCTGAAGCCCGCGGCGCATTCCGGCATGCCGCGCTGGCAGGACCGGCTGTTCATCTCGCTGAGCCGCTCGGCGAACGATGCCACCGACTATTTCCAGATCCCCTCAGGCCGCGTAGTCGAGGTCGGCACCCAGGTGACGATCTAG
- a CDS encoding potassium transporter Kup — protein sequence MTASITSTETQEGPVTAGFWSLTLGSIGVVFGDIGTSPLYAFHEAVRGAAHGEPVSRVMVLGVLSLILWALLIVVTAKYVLLLLRADNNGEGGTLSLMALGQRALGRRSWFLLALGVVGASMFIGDSMITPAISVLSAVEGLKLATPAFEHYVVPLTVLILALLFAVQSKGTALVASAFGPVMVVWFTCLAVMGAVHIADDPSVLAAINPYYALQFLLSHGTIGLVTLGAVFLAVTGGEALYADLGHFGRKPIQSAWMFFVLPALLINYFGQGALVLSDPSAIEHSFYRMVPEGLVLPLVGLATAATVIASQAVITGAYSLVYQAVQLGLLPRFEVRYTSETHAGQIYLPRVNRLLLIGVMLLVLLFHTPSNLASAYGIAVSTTMVADGIMGFVVIWKLWNWRAATAAAVIVPFVVVDMSFFSANLLKLLEGAWVPLLFGVLMAGTIWTWRRGSGILIQKTRRIEVPLDDLIRSLEKRPPHIVKGTAVFLTSDPSFVPTALLHNLKHNKVLHEHNVILTIETAHTPRVDLSERFRMEKISDKFSKVRLRFGFMEQPNVPKALAIARKQGWQFDIMSTSFFVSRRSLKASAQSGMPLWQDHLFIALSRSANDATDYFQIPTGRVVEVGTQVTI from the coding sequence ATGACGGCGAGCATCACATCGACTGAGACCCAGGAAGGGCCGGTCACCGCGGGCTTTTGGTCCCTCACGCTCGGGAGCATCGGCGTCGTCTTCGGCGACATCGGCACCTCGCCGCTCTACGCATTCCACGAGGCCGTCAGGGGCGCGGCCCATGGCGAGCCGGTGTCACGGGTCATGGTGCTCGGCGTACTCTCGCTGATCCTGTGGGCGCTGCTGATTGTCGTCACTGCCAAATATGTCCTGCTGCTGCTGCGCGCCGACAACAACGGGGAGGGCGGCACGCTCTCGCTGATGGCGCTCGGCCAGCGCGCGCTGGGGCGGCGGAGCTGGTTCCTGCTCGCGCTCGGCGTGGTCGGCGCCTCCATGTTCATCGGCGATTCCATGATCACGCCGGCGATTTCGGTGCTGTCGGCGGTGGAAGGCCTCAAGCTCGCAACCCCCGCGTTCGAGCACTATGTCGTGCCGCTCACGGTTCTCATCCTGGCGCTGCTGTTCGCGGTCCAGAGCAAAGGTACGGCGCTGGTGGCCTCCGCCTTCGGGCCGGTGATGGTGGTCTGGTTCACCTGTCTTGCGGTGATGGGCGCCGTCCACATCGCCGACGATCCCTCGGTGCTTGCGGCGATCAATCCCTACTACGCGCTGCAATTCCTGCTGTCGCACGGCACGATCGGCCTTGTGACGCTCGGTGCCGTGTTCCTGGCGGTCACCGGCGGCGAGGCGCTCTATGCCGATCTCGGCCATTTCGGCCGCAAGCCGATCCAATCGGCCTGGATGTTCTTCGTGCTGCCCGCGCTCTTGATCAACTATTTCGGGCAGGGCGCGCTGGTGCTGTCCGATCCCAGCGCGATCGAGCATTCCTTCTATCGCATGGTGCCTGAAGGTCTGGTGCTGCCGCTGGTCGGGCTTGCGACCGCCGCCACAGTGATCGCGAGCCAGGCGGTGATTACCGGCGCCTATTCGCTGGTCTATCAGGCGGTGCAGCTTGGCCTGCTGCCACGCTTCGAGGTTCGCTACACCTCCGAGACTCACGCTGGCCAGATCTATCTGCCGCGCGTGAACCGGTTGCTGCTGATCGGCGTGATGCTGCTGGTGCTGCTGTTCCACACCCCCAGCAATCTGGCTTCGGCCTATGGCATCGCGGTCTCCACCACCATGGTCGCCGACGGCATCATGGGCTTCGTCGTGATCTGGAAATTGTGGAACTGGCGCGCCGCCACCGCCGCTGCCGTCATCGTGCCCTTCGTCGTCGTCGATATGAGCTTCTTCAGCGCCAACCTGCTCAAGCTGCTCGAAGGCGCCTGGGTGCCGCTGCTGTTCGGCGTGCTCATGGCGGGGACGATCTGGACCTGGCGGCGCGGCTCGGGAATCCTGATCCAGAAGACGCGCCGGATCGAGGTGCCGCTGGACGATCTGATCCGGAGCCTGGAGAAGCGGCCGCCGCACATCGTCAAGGGCACCGCGGTGTTCCTGACCAGCGATCCCTCGTTCGTCCCGACCGCGCTGTTGCACAATCTCAAGCACAACAAGGTGCTGCACGAGCACAACGTGATCCTGACCATCGAGACCGCGCACACGCCGCGGGTCGACCTGTCGGAGCGGTTCCGCATGGAGAAGATCAGCGACAAATTCTCGAAGGTCCGCCTGCGCTTCGGCTTCATGGAGCAGCCGAACGTGCCCAAGGCGCTCGCGATTGCGCGCAAGCAGGGTTGGCAGTTCGACATCATGTCGACGTCGTTCTTCGTGTCGCGGAGGTCGCTGAAGGCCTCGGCGCAATCTGGCATGCCGCTCTGGCAGGACCATCTCTTCATTGCGCTGAGCCGGTCCGCCAATGACGCTACCGACTATTTCCAGATTCCCACCGGGCGGGTGGTTGAAGTCGGCACCCAAGTCACCATTTGA